A window of Macrotis lagotis isolate mMagLag1 chromosome 1, bilby.v1.9.chrom.fasta, whole genome shotgun sequence genomic DNA:
GGATAACATTAATGGCTTAACCTCAGCTTTCCTATTTTCTCTAGAAACCCAAGTTACCATCGGTTATGGTTATAGGTGTGTGACAGAACAATGTGGTACCGCtatcttccttctcatcttccaGTCCATCCTTGGAGTTATTATCAATTCTTTCATGTGTGGTGCCATCTTAGCCAAGATCTCCAGACCAAAGAAACGAGCCAAAACCATCACCTTTAGTAAGAATGCTGTCATCAGCAAACGGGGTGGGAAACTTTGTCTCCTGATTAGGGTGGCTAACCTCAGGAAAAGTCTTCTGATTAGTAGTCACATTTATGGTAAGCTCTTGAGGACCACAGTCACACCTGAAGGAGAAACCATTATTTTGGACCAGATTAATATCAACTTTGTGGTTGATGCAGGCAATGAAAACTTGTTCTTTATTTCCCCACTGACTATCTATCATGTTATTGATCAAAACAGCCCTTTCTTCCACATGGCACCTGAAAACATTCTGCAGCAGGACTTTGAGCTGGTAGTGTTTCTAGATGGAACAGTGGAATCAACCAGTGCCACCTGTCAGGTCCGGACATCCTATATCCCAGAGGAAGTGCTATGGGGTTATCGTTTTGCCCCCATAGTGTCCAAGACTAAGGAAGGGAGGTATAGAGTGGATTTCCATAATTTTGGCAAGACAGTGGCAGTAGACACTCCGCATTGTGCCTTATGCCTCTATAATGAGAAAGATGCCAGAGCCAGGTTGAAGAGAGGCTATGACAATCCCAACTTTGTCCTGGCAGAAGTTAGTGAAACAGATGATACCAAAATGTAGTTATGACTGAttagcattaaaaaaagaaaaatactatggAACATGATAATTTAGAAACAATTAGAAGCAATCAGAATATTCAGGGACACTTAAATAGGACAAGAACCTTCAAAGAAAATTAGGGTACgatttctttttgaattctgtGGTCTGATCTTACAAAATACAGTATTACCAATTTCAGGTAGCTGAAGTATATAGAAGTCTCTTTAAAACAACTGAATTAGGACAGCACATAATatgaatttaagttccttgagggcaggagctacTTCATTTTTGCCTCTGAGTTCCTAGGGACTAGTCTAgtgtcttcattttcttaatttccagaGCCTGTTATTGGGGTAAACTGATACGAACATTTGAAGTAAGCAAATTTCAATGTCTTCCTCCATACCCTTATAATCTGGGAGTTCTTTTTAGCAGTATTGATGATTGGCATATGCATGGGCTTTTGAAGGAAAAGATCTgtccaagtttttattttgtgttaaGCCAGAGTCTTTGCAACAGATCATGTCTAACTGATAGTGTCTATTTAAGTAAAAGAAGCTGAAGAATCGAGGTAATTATATAGATAATTCAGATGGTGGAAAATCCACAGCATCTATTAAGAGACAAAATAAGgatatattttcttaataatcTAGTCTAGTTGTCTACattatcattaattattttttgctATTCCCCTTTGATTCTTATGCCTTTTACTTACATGGGGTCCCAATGAAAATTGACCCCAATAAATGCACTGCAAGCTAATAATTATGGATTTTGAGAGAGAAGGGATCTCATTGGACATCTAGTTGAACCTCCTTGATTTGTACAGAAGGAAACTTGAGACTTCAAGAGGTGAACTGATTGAAAGTCTCAGCCATAGAATTATTCATTttgggtaattttttttctagaaagttAAACAAGGTTCATGAAATATTATGGTGACAGAGAACACATAAATATCACTTTGAAGTTCAAAAATAGGATgtcaaagaataatttttctaTTCCCTACCACCATCCTTCAAAAAGTTGGGAATTTCTCAGGGTAACTGTAATCTCACTTGATTCAGCTGATGTCGAGAATCAAGAACCAGCTCTCTTATAACACTGTCTTCCATCAAATGAAACATGGACTAAACTAGAGGAGAGAACCCAGTCTGCCAGAAAGAAGAGGAGGTTGTTGAACAAAGGGAGTAACTGTGTGGCTAAACCATACAAATCCAACTTTAAAAATAACTCTTGGGCAATGGGCCACACCTCCTACTCCTGGCTGTCGGTACCCACAAAGGTCCAGCAATTGCTCAATACAGATGAGCCCACTTAGGCTGTGAATACCCACACCTACAGTGGAGTAGAGATCTGGAGTCTAAACCATTTTCTGAAAGAGCCAAATAAACTCAAGACCCATCTTGGTCTCTGGCCAATTTCAAAGTTTCAAATTTCTGTTTCATGTTATATGTATAGACAGACACATCTTAAGGCAGTGGATTGAAAACTGTACCCATACATCCTTGCAAAGATGAATACTTGATTTGAAAGCTGTGACAACATTTTTCCTAAAAGACACTCTTATATTCTCCCCTATGACTGATATTACATATGATTGAGTGAAAATTCGATTTGGCCTATCTTTTTAAGAGATCCAACAAGGAATTTAAAGGTATGGAGTTATACTTAAAATGGAATCTCAACAAAGCCTCACAGAAAGTTCATCGGCTTGCCTGTAGAGCTTAATATGGCCTAACTCTTTCCAAAAGAGAAGTGAGAATAGATAATGAATGGAGTGAAATATAACAGTCAAGAAACTGGTCTTCCAACTATCTCCcccatcccttcctccttctctttcccagGATATAAGATTGTACTAGgttttattcaatttcttcttgCTGCCATTTTGAATGTGAACTACAGAAAATGGTACCTG
This region includes:
- the KCNJ1 gene encoding ATP-sensitive inward rectifier potassium channel 1, producing MFKYIRKYFAVHLFGHSQRRARLVSKDGRCNIEFGNVEAQSRLFFFVDIWTTVLDLKWRYKMTIFITVFLGSWFLFGLLWYAVAYIHKDLPEFHPSNNHTPCVDNINGLTSAFLFSLETQVTIGYGYRCVTEQCGTAIFLLIFQSILGVIINSFMCGAILAKISRPKKRAKTITFSKNAVISKRGGKLCLLIRVANLRKSLLISSHIYGKLLRTTVTPEGETIILDQININFVVDAGNENLFFISPLTIYHVIDQNSPFFHMAPENILQQDFELVVFLDGTVESTSATCQVRTSYIPEEVLWGYRFAPIVSKTKEGRYRVDFHNFGKTVAVDTPHCALCLYNEKDARARLKRGYDNPNFVLAEVSETDDTKM